AACATGTTCATGCAGGAGTCCTGCGTGTAGTCCATGAAGTTGTGGATCGGGTCCAGCCCGGGTGCGGTGCAGGTGTCCGCGCCCACCGGGCAGTTGAACTGCGGGGCCGCCTCGCGCGGGGTGTCCGCGACGAAGTCGCCGGCGGCGGAGCAGCCGTGCGCGAAGGTGTGCTCCAGCATCAGCCAGTGCCCGACCTCGTGCGTCAGCGTGTCGCCGAGGGCGTACTTGCCCGCCGTGCCGCCCGGCATGGACTCGTCGAGCATCACCACGCCGTCGATGTAGTCGCGGCCGTTGTTGTAGCCCTTCGGGAAGTACGCCCAGCCGAGCAGGCCGCCGCCGATGTTGGCCGCGTACACGTTGAGGGTCTCGGAGTCGCCGGTGTGCAGCGCCTTCTTCATGTCGCGCTCGTTCTTGCCGGGCACGACGGTGTACCAGGCGCTGTTGACCGTCCACGTCGTGTCGACCAGGTCGAACCGGAACGGCGTGTCGGAGGCGTTGGCGGCGGTGCGGCCCGCGAACGAGTCGTTGAGCACCTTCATCTGCGCCGCGATCAGGGTGTTCCACCTGGTCGTCTCGGCTGCGGTCAGGGGGTGGTCGGAGATCATGTGGAAGACCGTCGGCACGGTGACGCTGCCGTTGGCCAGACGCGGGGCGTCCTTGATGACGCCGTAGGCGTTCGCCTCGTTCTTGGCGTACAGCTCCGGCTCCTGGGCGGTGGCGCCCTCGGCGAGCCGGGCCGCGCCGTGCCCGTGGGCGTCCGGCTCGCACTCGGCGACACCCGGGGAGACGGTCACGGGGGCCGCCGATACCGCGCCGTAGGCGCCACCGGACGCCAGGAACGTCGCGGCGGTGGCGGTGAGGACCGCAAGTCGGAAGATCGGTCTCCTGTGCATCGGTGCACCTTTCAGGAGGATGGGGGCGGTGCCGAGTCGACGCGGGGTTGCCATGACCAGGTCGATGACGTCGTCTTCCCGGTATGAGACCACGTCGATGGCAACGGCAACAGACCTGCGGAAAGGGCCGATTTTCCCTGTAACGCCAGGGAGCCGGGGAGCGCTGATTGGAGGCGCGCGGACCGCGCCGGGCCTCCTCGGGGGCGTACCGGAGGAGGCCCGTTTCGTCCTTTCGGACGGCTACGGGCGGCGGACCCGGTAGTAGAGGTGGGTGACCCGGTCGCCCTCGACGACCGTCGGGTCCGACAGCTCGACGGGGGCGTCGCGGACGTGGTCGAAGAACGGCACGCCGTCGCCGAGCAGGACCGGCACCAGGTTGACCCGGATCTCGTCGAGCAGCCCGGCCGCCAGGCACTGGCGGGCGATGCTGCCTCCGTTGACCCCCACCCAGCGGTCGCCGGCCAGCTCGCGGGCCTGCGCGACGGCGGCCTCGATGCCGTCGGTGACGAAGGTGAACGGCGCGCCCGGCCGGGGCCAGCCGTCCGGCACGTGGTGGGTGACGACCACGACCGGCGTGCCCATGGGGTGCCGGCCGTCCCAGCCGCCGACGAGGTCGAACAGCCGGCGGCCGACGACCAGGGCGCCGGTGTCGTCCAGCGTGCGCCGCAGGTGGCCGGCGCTCGCCTGCGAGGTGCGGAACGTCATCTCCGGCTTGGTGGTTCCGATGGCGACGTCGCCGTTCTCGTACCACTGGAAGAGCTGGTCGAAGCCGGTGTCGCCCGGGGCGGCGATGTAGCCGTC
The nucleotide sequence above comes from Micromonospora sp. M71_S20. Encoded proteins:
- a CDS encoding zinc metalloprotease, yielding MHRRPIFRLAVLTATAATFLASGGAYGAVSAAPVTVSPGVAECEPDAHGHGAARLAEGATAQEPELYAKNEANAYGVIKDAPRLANGSVTVPTVFHMISDHPLTAAETTRWNTLIAAQMKVLNDSFAGRTAANASDTPFRFDLVDTTWTVNSAWYTVVPGKNERDMKKALHTGDSETLNVYAANIGGGLLGWAYFPKGYNNGRDYIDGVVMLDESMPGGTAGKYALGDTLTHEVGHWLMLEHTFAHGCSAAGDFVADTPREAAPQFNCPVGADTCTAPGLDPIHNFMDYTQDSCMNMFTAGQADRMSDAWVAFRAGGAG
- a CDS encoding dihydrofolate reductase family protein gives rise to the protein MGGVYTEASMSLDGYIAAPGDTGFDQLFQWYENGDVAIGTTKPEMTFRTSQASAGHLRRTLDDTGALVVGRRLFDLVGGWDGRHPMGTPVVVVTHHVPDGWPRPGAPFTFVTDGIEAAVAQARELAGDRWVGVNGGSIARQCLAAGLLDEIRVNLVPVLLGDGVPFFDHVRDAPVELSDPTVVEGDRVTHLYYRVRRP